The DNA segment TCTCAACTATTCCTCAATTCTTTAGAGACTTACAGCCAAAAGTACAATCAAATTGACACAAACTTATGTGATATGTTGAACAATATTGTGCTcggtatacaaaagtttttggATCAAAATCCCGAACCCATTGTGGCTACGGAGAAAACTAAGTTAGTTCAACGTAATGATTTAGCAGCAATACAGAGTATTTACCACTGCAACATTTGCAAAAAGGATTTGGGCAAAACGGCTGACAAAGCTGCACTACATCTAGTGGCGAAGCATGAAATTAAAGCCAATCCAATCAacagagaaaagaaaaaagctcAGAAGAAAGCGGCCGAAACTAAGCTGAACAAATTGCCGAAAAGTATGACAAATTTACATTAGGGAGTCCGTTATTTCGCAAGTTGATTGTAGTTTTGCAAGCGCCCCgggaatttacattttttccctaAAAACAAGTATCCCACGTACACTagctctttatttttaatttaaactgtGCCAAAATTATTCTAATCAACATCTGTTACCCacgtacatgtacatatgtatatcatggCATTATTAGGTAATTTGCTTAGGAGataaaaaattatgtcaaaAGATCAAAAATTCGCGTGTaaaatgtatggaaaagttaaattatttattggaaCCTTTTCTACCGCAAAAATTGAAACTTAAAATGCGTTTacccaaaaaaataaacttgttaAATAGAGGACACCCTAATCGTACatatgcaaaacaaatacgTATTCAGATTACAAGTTGATtgaattgtttatttataatattttatttgtttatattttgcgCTTGTAATGTAGAAGGTAGAGCATTGGTTATGGgcgattttgcgaaattttttgcTGATCAATTGCAAgttgcagaaaaaattaaacaaattccAGAATATGAAGTCATAGAGAATGCATTGCTAACAGCGTTAAAAAAGGCGGTCCCTAGCAAGAGtatcaaattatataaatttggtTCGCGTATTACTGGCATTGGAGCGCGCCATTCGGATTTGGATATCTACGTTGATATTGGTAAAAACGATATATTACTATAGTATATCTCTTGTGGGTATCTAATTTATATATGTGCATTTATACGGTATTCAAATTAGGTGGACAATTTAATGTTTTCGAGCAAACTGCCAGCGATGAAACGCTTAATAACTACGATCGCATTTATGAAGTCATTAAGAAAAGTTCTATCGATTGGGATCAGATTCGTGCTATTCGTGCGGCACGTGTACCTATAATACGTATGACTAATAGAAAGACAAATATTGAATGCGATGTTGGATTTTCAAACAGTCTTAGCTATTGCAACACGCAGTTGCTGGAGTATATTTTCCAACAACAGCCATTaggtttgttgttttatataacaaaatgcCGCATGTAATTATATTAACATTAATCTCCATTTTTATTTAGCACGTCGactttgtatttttatgaaaaagtggTTGGAGCGCACGCGTTTGAACGAACATATCACCACATATTGCATGGCTCTGATGGTCATTTATTATCTACAAGTCAAAAAGTGCTTGCCCTCAATTGAGACGCTGCAGAAGAATATGTTAGCCAATGTTCTGGTTGGACGTAAGCAAACTTTTccaatatgtttttatatactataaatatattatatataattttaatacatttaaacACTATAAAATTTCGATGTTACAGCGTGGATCGGCAACTTTAATAACATACCGTTGAATACTTTAGGAATGCAAGAGATTGGGGTCAGTCCACCATGTTGCAAGCAGCACATTAAAGAATTTTGTCAATATTACGCAAATTTCAAGTACGATTTGCATGTCGTTTGCCCCTATTTTGGACGTCCaaatatagaaattaaaaatttcgaaaacttaaTGCCAGAACGGTAATTATGAAaggtttttttgttaatatcgatgttaaatatatatatatcttacaGTTATACCAATTATATTACAAATGACAACACAGCTACAAAAGAGTGGGGCTTACAACTGAATGCCCAAATCGTTGTACAAGATCCGCTTCAATTAAATCATAATGTTGCAAAGCGTTGTAGCAAATTGCACCTGAAAGAATTAGTAGACTACTTGAAACAATCCGCCGAAATTTTAGTCGATTCTAAttaaaagtacatatttttcaattcctattttatttcttactcaataatttgtattaaattttttgtttgtgtacgtTGAATTCCTTTCTATTAACATGACCGCGTAGTTCATgtctaataaatataatttttgtacgATTATTAATGAAGTGCCAGTCAGTGGTTTTAAAAATCTGAAATCAGTACAAATATTATGCttatatattacaaataaatgctttactacacatatatatgtacatttaagaaatgtatgtttataataaaacttttaagaataaaaaggtgctgaaaatcaaaattttttttctttgcaatgaCTTATTTTCGATTTGGTAAACACTCACATAGTTGGAGGTTTGTAGCAGAAACGATTATAATTTTCGATATTTAAAACGTGGAAATATTACAGCGCTGGGAATTTTTGGATTCCAGATAGTCTTTCAGATATTCCGATGACGTAGACCTTCTGCCCAGCAGCATCGTTGTAATAAAGCAAAAGCTCGCGAAATTAAAAGTGTTAGAGGTAACGAAGACGCGAGAGCGTATCGCAaccttgatttttttatttgttttttaaatggcCGGTCTTTTTTTCGTCAAAATTGTCTTCACGACACCTTTGGCACTTATTCAAGTAATCAGGCACCTTGTGCATCACAGAAAATGATTTTCCATCCAGAAGCCTCGACTTTTTCGCAGTTGCTTCGATGTTCCCTGGACTCTGTACGAGTGAGCCCTGTTTCGTAAAAGGTCTCGAAATTAcgcagaaaatttttttgaaatcttcgaCAGCATCAAACACTGCTATAGGGTGGTTTCATGGTTACTCGAACAGCTCTTTATCCCCGATATTTTATGCCGGATTTGACCCTCTCAGTCTTTTGAGTTGGCTACTATCTCAGCATATTCACAAAGTATCAATACGAGATCGTGGGCTTTCGTCAATTTATTTTCCGTAATAGCCGATTTCAGGGCCACGTTCAAACTTGTTTGACCGATCTCGATGCTCGCCATCGATTTTCATATGTTTCATTACGCGATTTCGAttccaaaatcaaaaattaaatcacCGATCGATattgtatttttcaatttttctgcaATCTGCGAACATGTCTGTTTGCAGACGTAGTCAAAACAGAACTTCAGGTCGGATTCGGCTGAGCTGAAACTATTTAGGAATAACTACTCCACGATAATTAATTTCTCTTGCAATAGTGACTCTCGGGCGATGAACCTTATATCTATCGGATCTTCACATTGTTAAACCGTTATGAATTCGTTTCGTTTGTTGCAGACAAGTGAacacttttcacaaatttatgcCTTAGTACCATGTTGATTTTTCTGAAAGGTATCTGTAACTCCGAAAAGTTGTATTAAAAGCTTTCGTGAAGATGAAGAGGTTACTTTGCCATACCTTTGTTAAAATAAAGTAACATGTGTGCCATATGTTGCCTGAAATATAACTTCCTTCATTCTGCAGTGTAATCGGTAATTACGTCTACTTAAAGAAGCTTGTCCGAAAATaccatacgcatacatatgcatacatatatgtatacgaatgcGCCTCTGCATGCACCTCCAGTCGAGTTCCACAAATAGCAGCAATTAAATTTAGAGTGAAATGTGCAaatgtttaatttcatttcaattaatcGGTGAAGTGATTGCGCACATGCGACCAAAATGAGCCGCCCACTCTAAATTGCCTTTTAAATAGTGGACAATATCAATTACCATGCAGAAAATGCGccagaaaatttgtttttcttatatttccaattcgttttcgatttaaaaatatatacatatatatatatatgtatataatatatttatattatattatacattatatacgTGTATATGTGAATGTATATATTGTGGACGTTAAGCAAATAAGACCTAAGCTAATTGTCGCAGCAGAGATCTTTCCCCAATAAACTAGCGCTTCAGAAGAAGGGATCTTTCTGGGAGGATAGCTGACCTCACTTTACTCGGCGGAAAACCAAAGGTACCACAATCTTGCGGTGAATGTCCAGCGATtgcaagaagaagaagtaaagcCATTGGAAAGACATACCCGTAAATGCAGCTCGGCTAAGCTCAAGGTTAAGATTTCCTTATGTTCATCAGTTG comes from the Bactrocera neohumeralis isolate Rockhampton chromosome 2, APGP_CSIRO_Bneo_wtdbg2-racon-allhic-juicebox.fasta_v2, whole genome shotgun sequence genome and includes:
- the LOC126767949 gene encoding terminal uridylyltransferase Tailor, which codes for MEQEGGSTYLHPLTLESQLFLNSLETYSQKYNQIDTNLCDMLNNIVLGIQKFLDQNPEPIVATEKTKLVQRNDLAAIQSIYHCNICKKDLGKTADKAALHLVAKHEIKANPINREKKKAQKKAAETKLNKLPKKGRALVMGDFAKFFADQLQVAEKIKQIPEYEVIENALLTALKKAVPSKSIKLYKFGSRITGIGARHSDLDIYVDIGGQFNVFEQTASDETLNNYDRIYEVIKKSSIDWDQIRAIRAARVPIIRMTNRKTNIECDVGFSNSLSYCNTQLLEYIFQQQPLARRLCIFMKKWLERTRLNEHITTYCMALMVIYYLQVKKCLPSIETLQKNMLANVLVGPWIGNFNNIPLNTLGMQEIGVSPPCCKQHIKEFCQYYANFKYDLHVVCPYFGRPNIEIKNFENLMPERYTNYITNDNTATKEWGLQLNAQIVVQDPLQLNHNVAKRCSKLHLKELVDYLKQSAEILVDSN